In Drosophila yakuba strain Tai18E2 chromosome 2R, Prin_Dyak_Tai18E2_2.1, whole genome shotgun sequence, a single genomic region encodes these proteins:
- the LOC6531069 gene encoding uncharacterized protein LOC6531069 isoform X1: protein MAQQQRSWDEGAVGGGSYGQTHSSHHKVPARAASNPLPCKGATPKLPRQYHGGPTSGYNYGGYDTPRSPKITTTFAQDSCDDVSSSTPSSYYQTPPSGSIDDSASLLSGCTTARSPNSQCQFVFDAVSPSHGRKFEYYEPISPDDGALYYDPPSSPRRQGSKKLMRTKSPLDPVPQLTTTGVDESMAVAMAMGGAGGGGGYAQGAPNKRQRDEWELPVISKIEARNLSAAAGAASGSAGGSYYGLKRDSCVTDCTQLSMESGETGTQHTNSTMVTHTTTSFSFTEPETEQEAGQPQLRRQRRHAINITSNPGYQVLHSSHSTLDRTCSDSVVSLRYRKSTSDLTQDADHELSGCKPTKPKAHVEHKPRRRGSSKGGLAYLASRRSSRESMKSACSNASIVSNDDVGPLAFQSSNRGRQRRTSNFLELPVPDHVRPRVCSLPERPYNPRASDDLYRLRHFSISKGNVVNCGDSIISRRSRSNTSVNSTNSRASERSPFEGSCCGAGYANVDSLPATPDDSENLDPPPPARYRVVMLGDAGVGKTALVNQFMTSEYMHTYDASLVLDDEFGEKTVSVLLDDEESDMVFIDHPSVEMSVENSLSTYEPHGCVVVFSVVDRSSFRVAEEIINYLWQENYTKDKAVILVGNKADLARARLITSQEGKALAASRDAKFIETSSGIQHNVDELLVGILKQMRLKEKREKKATASKMKTSRTHISLHLAKELLQKICLSDISKSKSCENLHVL, encoded by the exons ATGGCCCAGCAACAGCGCAGCTGGGACGAGGGAGCTGTCGGTGGAGGATCCTATGGCCAAACCCACTCCTCGCACCACAAGGTGCCTGCTCGAGCTGCCAGCAATCCGCTGCCCTGCAAAGGAGCCACGCCCAAGCTGCCCAG GCAATACCATGGTGGTCCGACGTCGGGCTATAACTATGGGGGTTACGATACGCCGAGGAGTCCCAAGATCACCACCACCTTTGCCCAGGACAGTTGCGATGATGTCAGTAGCTCCACGCCCAGCTCCTATTATCAGACGCCACCATCGGGATCGATAGATGATTCGGCCTCCCTGCTCAGTGGATGCACCACGGCCCGCAGTCCGAACTCCCAGTGCCAGTTCGTCTTCGATGCAGTGAGTCCCAGTCACGGCAGAAAGTTCGAGTACTACGAGCCGATCTCACCGGACGATGGCGCCCTGTACTACGATCCGCCCAGTTCGCCACGGCGACAGGGTTCCAAAAAGCTAATGCGAACAAAGAGCCCACTGGATCCGGTGCCCCAGTTGACCACAACCGGCGTGGATGAGAGCATGGCAGTGGCTATGGCCATGGGCGGAGCAGGAGGTGGTGGAGGATACGCCCAAGGGGCACCCAACAAGCGGCAGCGGGATGAATGGGAACTACCGGTGATCAGCAAGATTGAGGCCAGAAATCTTAGTGCGGCTGCAGGAGCGGCATCGGGATCGGCTGGTGGTAGTTACTATGGCTTGAAGCGCGACTCCTGCGTCACTGACTGCACGCAGCTGTCCATGGAATCCGGCGAGACGGGCACCCAGCACACCAATAGCACCATGGTGAcccacaccaccaccagctTTAGCTTTACGGAGCCGGAAACGGAGCAAGAGGCCGGACAGCCGCAATTGCGACGCCAACGTCGCCATGCCATCAACATCACCTCCAATCCCGGCTACCAGGTGCTCCACAGCTCCCACTCCACGCTGGATCGTACCTGTTCCGATAGCGTCGTCTCACTGCGCTACCGCAAATCCACCAGTGACCTGACCCAAGATGCCGACCACGAGCTAAGTGGCTGCAAGCCCACCAAGCCAAAGGCCCATGTGGAGCACAAGCCGCGTCGCCGCGGCAGTTCCAAAGGTGGTCTAGCCTATCTGGCCAGTCGGCGTAGTTCGCGGGAGTCGATGAAGAGCGCCTGCTCCAATGCCTCCATCGTGTCCAACGACGATGTTGGACCACTGGCCTTCCAGAGCTCCAATCGCGGTCGCCAGCGCAGAACATCGAACTTCCTCGAGTTGCCAG TTCCCGACCACGTTCGTCCGCGCGTCTGTTCCCTTCCAGAGCGACCGTACAATCCGCGGGCCAGCGATGACCTCTACCGCCTGCGCCACTTCTCCATCAGCAAGGGCAACGTGGTCAACTGCGGCGACTCGATAATCTCGCGAAGATCGCGCAGCAACACCAGCGTCAACTCGACGAACAGCCGGGCCAGCGAGCGTTCCCCCTTCGAGGGCAGCTGCTGCGGAGCGGGCTATGCCAATGTGGACTCCCTCCCAGCGACGCCGGATGACTCGGAGAATCTGGATCCGCCGCCGCCCGCCCGCTATCGCGTCGTGATGCTGGGCGATGCCGGCGTGGGCAAGACGGCGCTGGTCAATCAGTTCATGACGTCGGAGTACATGCACACCTATGACGCCAGCCTGG TTTTAGACGACGAGTTCGGCGAGAAGACGGTGAGCGTGCTGCTGGACGATGAGGAATCGGACATGGTCTTCATCGATCATCCCAGCGTCGAGATGAGCGTGGAGAACTCCCTCTCCACATACGAGCCGCATGGCTGTGTCGTTGTCTTCTCGGTCGTTGACCGCAGCTCGTTTCGCGTGGCGGAGGAAATCATCAATTATCTGTGGCAGGAGAACTACACCAAGGACAAGGCCGTCATCCTGGTGGGCAACAAGGCGGATCTGGCTCGCGCTCGCCTTATCACATCGCAGG AGGGCAAAGCCCTGGCCGCCTCACGCGATGCCAAATTTATTGAGACGTCCAGCGGCATACAGCACAACGTCGATGAGCTGCTCGTCGGCATATTGAAGCAG ATGCGGCTGAAAGAGAAGCGTGAGAAGAAGGCCACCGCCTCAAAGATGAAGACCTCTCGCACCCACATATCGCTGCACTTGGCCAAGGAGCTGCTACAGAAGATCTGCCTCAGCGACATCTCCAAGTCGAAGAGCTGCGAGAATCTGCATGTGCTATAG
- the LOC6531069 gene encoding uncharacterized protein LOC6531069 isoform X2, translating into MAQQQRSWDEGAVGGGSYGQTHSSHHKVPARAASNPLPCKGATPKLPRQYHGGPTSGYNYGGYDTPRSPKITTTFAQDSCDDVSSSTPSSYYQTPPSGSIDDSASLLSGCTTARSPNSQCQFVFDAVSPSHGRKFEYYEPISPDDGALYYDPPSSPRRQGSKKLMRTKSPLDPVPQLTTTGVDESMAVAMAMGGAGGGGGYAQGAPNKRQRDEWELPVISKIEARNLSAAAGAASGSAGGSYYGLKRDSCVTDCTQLSMESGETGTQHTNSTMVTHTTTSFSFTEPETEQEAGQPQLRRQRRHAINITSNPGYQVLHSSHSTLDRTCSDSVVSLRYRKSTSDLTQDADHELSGCKPTKPKAHVEHKPRRRGSSKGGLAYLASRRSSRESMKSACSNASIVSNDDVGPLAFQSSNRGRQRRTSNFLELPVPDHVRPRVCSLPERPYNPRASDDLYRLRHFSISKGNVVNCGDSIISRRSRSNTSVNSTNSRASERSPFEGSCCGAGYANVDSLPATPDDSENLDPPPPARYRVVMLGDAGVGKTALVNQFMTSEYMHTYDASLDDEFGEKTVSVLLDDEESDMVFIDHPSVEMSVENSLSTYEPHGCVVVFSVVDRSSFRVAEEIINYLWQENYTKDKAVILVGNKADLARARLITSQEGKALAASRDAKFIETSSGIQHNVDELLVGILKQMRLKEKREKKATASKMKTSRTHISLHLAKELLQKICLSDISKSKSCENLHVL; encoded by the exons ATGGCCCAGCAACAGCGCAGCTGGGACGAGGGAGCTGTCGGTGGAGGATCCTATGGCCAAACCCACTCCTCGCACCACAAGGTGCCTGCTCGAGCTGCCAGCAATCCGCTGCCCTGCAAAGGAGCCACGCCCAAGCTGCCCAG GCAATACCATGGTGGTCCGACGTCGGGCTATAACTATGGGGGTTACGATACGCCGAGGAGTCCCAAGATCACCACCACCTTTGCCCAGGACAGTTGCGATGATGTCAGTAGCTCCACGCCCAGCTCCTATTATCAGACGCCACCATCGGGATCGATAGATGATTCGGCCTCCCTGCTCAGTGGATGCACCACGGCCCGCAGTCCGAACTCCCAGTGCCAGTTCGTCTTCGATGCAGTGAGTCCCAGTCACGGCAGAAAGTTCGAGTACTACGAGCCGATCTCACCGGACGATGGCGCCCTGTACTACGATCCGCCCAGTTCGCCACGGCGACAGGGTTCCAAAAAGCTAATGCGAACAAAGAGCCCACTGGATCCGGTGCCCCAGTTGACCACAACCGGCGTGGATGAGAGCATGGCAGTGGCTATGGCCATGGGCGGAGCAGGAGGTGGTGGAGGATACGCCCAAGGGGCACCCAACAAGCGGCAGCGGGATGAATGGGAACTACCGGTGATCAGCAAGATTGAGGCCAGAAATCTTAGTGCGGCTGCAGGAGCGGCATCGGGATCGGCTGGTGGTAGTTACTATGGCTTGAAGCGCGACTCCTGCGTCACTGACTGCACGCAGCTGTCCATGGAATCCGGCGAGACGGGCACCCAGCACACCAATAGCACCATGGTGAcccacaccaccaccagctTTAGCTTTACGGAGCCGGAAACGGAGCAAGAGGCCGGACAGCCGCAATTGCGACGCCAACGTCGCCATGCCATCAACATCACCTCCAATCCCGGCTACCAGGTGCTCCACAGCTCCCACTCCACGCTGGATCGTACCTGTTCCGATAGCGTCGTCTCACTGCGCTACCGCAAATCCACCAGTGACCTGACCCAAGATGCCGACCACGAGCTAAGTGGCTGCAAGCCCACCAAGCCAAAGGCCCATGTGGAGCACAAGCCGCGTCGCCGCGGCAGTTCCAAAGGTGGTCTAGCCTATCTGGCCAGTCGGCGTAGTTCGCGGGAGTCGATGAAGAGCGCCTGCTCCAATGCCTCCATCGTGTCCAACGACGATGTTGGACCACTGGCCTTCCAGAGCTCCAATCGCGGTCGCCAGCGCAGAACATCGAACTTCCTCGAGTTGCCAG TTCCCGACCACGTTCGTCCGCGCGTCTGTTCCCTTCCAGAGCGACCGTACAATCCGCGGGCCAGCGATGACCTCTACCGCCTGCGCCACTTCTCCATCAGCAAGGGCAACGTGGTCAACTGCGGCGACTCGATAATCTCGCGAAGATCGCGCAGCAACACCAGCGTCAACTCGACGAACAGCCGGGCCAGCGAGCGTTCCCCCTTCGAGGGCAGCTGCTGCGGAGCGGGCTATGCCAATGTGGACTCCCTCCCAGCGACGCCGGATGACTCGGAGAATCTGGATCCGCCGCCGCCCGCCCGCTATCGCGTCGTGATGCTGGGCGATGCCGGCGTGGGCAAGACGGCGCTGGTCAATCAGTTCATGACGTCGGAGTACATGCACACCTATGACGCCAGCCTGG ACGACGAGTTCGGCGAGAAGACGGTGAGCGTGCTGCTGGACGATGAGGAATCGGACATGGTCTTCATCGATCATCCCAGCGTCGAGATGAGCGTGGAGAACTCCCTCTCCACATACGAGCCGCATGGCTGTGTCGTTGTCTTCTCGGTCGTTGACCGCAGCTCGTTTCGCGTGGCGGAGGAAATCATCAATTATCTGTGGCAGGAGAACTACACCAAGGACAAGGCCGTCATCCTGGTGGGCAACAAGGCGGATCTGGCTCGCGCTCGCCTTATCACATCGCAGG AGGGCAAAGCCCTGGCCGCCTCACGCGATGCCAAATTTATTGAGACGTCCAGCGGCATACAGCACAACGTCGATGAGCTGCTCGTCGGCATATTGAAGCAG ATGCGGCTGAAAGAGAAGCGTGAGAAGAAGGCCACCGCCTCAAAGATGAAGACCTCTCGCACCCACATATCGCTGCACTTGGCCAAGGAGCTGCTACAGAAGATCTGCCTCAGCGACATCTCCAAGTCGAAGAGCTGCGAGAATCTGCATGTGCTATAG